A genomic segment from Cryptosporangium phraense encodes:
- a CDS encoding FKBP-type peptidyl-prolyl cis-trans isomerase yields MQKPDVGPIEGAPPADLVIEDLTVGDGPAVGAGQTASVHYVGVSHSNGQEFDASYNRGAPLDFTVGAGQVISGWDQGVNGMKVGGRRKLTIPPHLAYGDRGAAGVIAPGETLIFVVDLVGVR; encoded by the coding sequence ATGCAGAAGCCCGACGTCGGCCCGATCGAGGGTGCTCCCCCGGCCGACCTGGTCATCGAAGACCTGACCGTCGGCGACGGCCCGGCCGTGGGCGCCGGACAGACGGCCTCGGTGCACTACGTCGGGGTGTCCCACTCCAACGGCCAGGAGTTCGACGCGTCGTACAACCGCGGCGCCCCGCTCGATTTCACGGTCGGCGCCGGCCAGGTCATCTCGGGCTGGGACCAGGGCGTCAACGGCATGAAGGTCGGCGGCCGTCGCAAGCTGACGATCCCGCCGCACCTGGCCTACGGCGACCGCGGCGCGGCCGGCGTCATCGCGCCGGGTGAGACGCTGATCTTCGTCGTCGACCTCGTCGGCGTGCGCTAG
- a CDS encoding rhodanese-like domain-containing protein yields MPENRENHDNEEFAWRLTPAETVSAFVRGALLIDLRTPTERASQGLLPGAIVVDPSVLEWRLVPGSGGHLPEMTSYDVEIVLVSWDGSSSSVAAERLRELGLWRATDLAGGFEAWRAAEFPVGGDATAIRG; encoded by the coding sequence GTGCCCGAGAACCGCGAGAACCACGACAACGAGGAGTTCGCCTGGCGGCTCACCCCGGCGGAGACCGTGTCCGCGTTCGTGCGTGGTGCGCTGCTGATCGACCTGCGGACGCCGACGGAGCGCGCGTCGCAGGGGCTGTTGCCGGGGGCGATCGTGGTGGACCCGTCCGTGCTGGAGTGGCGGCTGGTGCCGGGGAGCGGTGGGCACCTGCCCGAGATGACGAGCTACGACGTCGAGATCGTGCTCGTGTCGTGGGACGGATCGTCGTCGAGCGTGGCGGCCGAGCGCCTGCGTGAGCTCGGGCTCTGGCGGGCGACCGACCTGGCCGGTGGGTTCGAGGCCTGGCGTGCGGCGGAGTTCCCGGTCGGCGGCGACGCGACGGCGATCCGCGGGTGA
- a CDS encoding aminoglycoside phosphotransferase family protein — translation MILPADLVRNVEGTWGEDGRRWLAELPSLVDAVAAQWELTVGEPFALSFNWVARAVDASGTPVVLKLGPVSGAHLGPEAAALRAFDGRGAVRLLAADAARGALLLERATPGTRLREMVTAGRDTEATEILVLVANSLHDAAPDPALPDVSTLGVAFSQYERAFGDAGPLPLALVRRAGALFAELCGSAPRRVVLHGDLHHDNVLRSDSVLRSGDGWLAIDPHGYVGDPGFEAGAMLYNPDPDRADDALLAAVPRRIEQLADGLGVPLDRLTDWGFAVAMLSAVWDTEGDPGPPGRALDVARLLLR, via the coding sequence GTGATCCTCCCGGCCGACCTGGTGCGGAACGTCGAGGGGACGTGGGGCGAGGACGGACGCCGGTGGCTCGCCGAGCTGCCGTCGCTCGTGGACGCCGTGGCGGCGCAATGGGAACTGACCGTCGGCGAGCCGTTCGCGTTGTCGTTCAACTGGGTCGCGCGGGCGGTCGACGCGTCGGGGACGCCGGTCGTCCTGAAGCTGGGGCCGGTGTCGGGCGCGCACCTGGGGCCGGAGGCGGCCGCGCTCCGGGCGTTCGACGGGCGCGGGGCCGTGCGGCTGCTGGCCGCGGACGCGGCCCGGGGCGCCCTGCTGCTCGAGCGGGCCACTCCGGGCACGCGCCTGCGCGAGATGGTGACCGCGGGCCGTGACACCGAGGCGACCGAGATCCTGGTGCTCGTCGCGAACTCGCTGCACGACGCCGCCCCCGACCCCGCGCTCCCGGACGTCTCGACGCTCGGGGTCGCGTTCTCGCAGTACGAGCGGGCTTTCGGGGACGCCGGGCCGCTGCCGCTCGCTCTCGTTCGGCGGGCCGGTGCGCTCTTCGCCGAGCTGTGCGGCTCGGCCCCGCGCCGGGTCGTGCTGCACGGGGACCTGCACCACGACAACGTGCTGCGCTCCGACAGCGTGCTGCGCTCCGGCGACGGCTGGCTGGCGATCGACCCGCACGGCTACGTCGGCGACCCCGGCTTCGAGGCCGGCGCGATGCTCTACAACCCCGACCCCGACCGGGCCGACGACGCGTTGCTGGCCGCGGTGCCGCGTCGGATCGAGCAACTCGCCGACGGGCTGGGTGTTCCGCTGGACCGGCTCACCGACTGGGGATTCGCGGTCGCGATGCTGTCCGCGGTGTGGGACACCGAGGGCGACCCGGGGCCGCCCGGCCGGGCGCTGGACGTCGCGCGGCTGCTACTCCGCTAG
- a CDS encoding winged helix DNA-binding domain-containing protein, translating to MLGVREFSDSERRRRIGARQMCATDPVSAAECVVALHATDPATVFLSVRARVADSLPSALEDALYEQRTLVRMLGMRRTMFVVPSPLLPVVEASTMERVAGAQRRLLVKHLREAGIDDTERWLADVDRCTLDALAARGGTATAVELAADEPRLRTTLHLAPGKPYEARTAITSRVLTVLGAEGRIVRGRPSGSWVSQRYQWALAEQWLPVPLDRPSETDARARLASAWLRAYGPAHPADLQWWTGWTGAHVKRALADLGAVEVALSGGTGVALPDDLEPTADPGPWVAFLPALDPTTMGWAQRDWYLGEYGPRLFDRAGNAGPTVWSDGRIVGGWAQRADGSIAVRLFEDVGADARARVYAEAERLERWFADADGVRVIPRFRTPTERELAE from the coding sequence ATGCTCGGGGTGCGGGAATTCTCGGATTCGGAGCGGCGGCGGCGCATCGGGGCGCGGCAGATGTGCGCGACCGACCCCGTCTCAGCGGCCGAATGCGTCGTCGCGCTCCACGCGACCGACCCCGCGACCGTGTTCCTCTCCGTCCGCGCCCGCGTTGCCGACAGCCTCCCGTCCGCGCTGGAGGACGCGCTCTACGAGCAGCGCACGCTGGTCCGGATGCTCGGCATGCGCCGGACGATGTTCGTCGTCCCGAGCCCGCTGCTGCCGGTCGTCGAAGCGTCCACGATGGAGCGCGTGGCCGGGGCGCAGCGGCGGCTGCTGGTCAAGCATCTGCGCGAGGCCGGCATCGACGACACCGAACGCTGGCTGGCCGACGTCGACCGGTGCACGCTCGACGCGCTCGCGGCCCGCGGCGGCACCGCGACGGCGGTCGAGCTGGCGGCCGACGAGCCCCGGCTGCGCACGACGCTGCACCTGGCCCCGGGCAAACCGTACGAGGCCAGGACCGCGATCACGAGCCGGGTCCTCACCGTGCTCGGCGCCGAGGGACGCATCGTCCGCGGGCGCCCGTCCGGCTCCTGGGTCTCCCAGCGTTACCAGTGGGCGCTGGCCGAGCAGTGGCTCCCGGTTCCGCTCGACCGTCCGTCCGAGACCGACGCCCGGGCCCGGCTCGCGTCGGCCTGGCTGCGCGCCTACGGCCCCGCCCACCCGGCCGACCTGCAGTGGTGGACCGGCTGGACCGGCGCGCACGTCAAACGGGCGCTCGCCGACCTGGGTGCGGTCGAGGTCGCGCTGTCCGGCGGCACCGGCGTCGCGCTCCCCGACGACCTCGAGCCGACCGCCGATCCCGGGCCCTGGGTGGCGTTCCTGCCCGCGCTCGACCCGACGACGATGGGCTGGGCCCAGCGCGACTGGTATCTGGGCGAGTACGGCCCGCGGCTGTTCGACCGCGCGGGCAACGCCGGCCCGACGGTCTGGTCCGACGGGCGGATCGTGGGTGGCTGGGCCCAGCGCGCCGACGGTTCGATCGCGGTGCGGTTGTTCGAGGACGTCGGCGCCGACGCCCGGGCCCGCGTCTACGCGGAGGCCGAACGGCTGGAACGGTGGTTCGCCGACGCGGATGGCGTCCGGGTGATCCCACGGTTCCGGACGCCGACCGAGCGGGAGCTAGCGGAGTAG
- a CDS encoding cytochrome P450, with protein sequence MTSFLTRRSLRRTEQASLADTVRALAVPLAATIAIGVIQRRPWAVRLAARIDADRHGVRQLQRLRARYGDRPLRLRTPFRRVTLLLSPSDVRTVLSSTTAFTPAAAEKRAALSRFEPGGVLISPAGERPAKRALNEEVLDASRPHHRHADAMRAVIREEGAALAVSGVLDWDRFAAGWWRMVRRIVLGDSAREDFETTDLLARLRRDANWGPFHPARPRVRADFLDRVRAYVDRAEPGSLASLAGPEGVGQLPQWLFAFDAAGIATYRVLALLSSRPGHGRDLPYLQACVQEAIRLWPTTPAILRDYVAPPFGADDRPVAGRVDHKLADGELVVIYTPFFARDESQVEWAHRFTPEAWLDGRAAESWSMLPFSAGPAECPGRNLVLFTTSTMLETLLRGHAFALTTRPYPDPLPGTFDHVGTRFRVLPR encoded by the coding sequence ATGACGTCGTTCCTGACGCGCAGGTCGCTCCGCCGCACCGAGCAGGCGTCGCTGGCCGACACCGTCCGCGCGCTGGCCGTCCCGCTCGCCGCGACGATCGCGATCGGGGTGATCCAGCGGCGGCCGTGGGCGGTCCGGCTGGCCGCCCGCATCGACGCCGACCGGCACGGCGTCCGGCAACTGCAGCGCCTACGGGCCCGCTACGGTGACCGTCCACTGCGCCTGCGGACCCCGTTCCGGCGCGTGACGCTCCTGCTGTCCCCGTCCGACGTCCGGACCGTGCTGTCCTCGACCACGGCCTTCACCCCGGCCGCGGCCGAGAAACGCGCCGCGCTCTCGCGCTTCGAGCCCGGCGGGGTGCTGATCTCCCCGGCCGGGGAACGGCCCGCGAAGCGGGCCCTCAACGAGGAGGTTCTCGACGCCTCCCGGCCGCACCACCGTCATGCGGACGCGATGCGGGCCGTCATCCGGGAGGAGGGCGCCGCGCTGGCCGTCAGCGGCGTGCTCGATTGGGACCGGTTCGCGGCCGGCTGGTGGCGGATGGTGCGGCGGATCGTCCTCGGCGACTCGGCCCGCGAGGACTTCGAGACGACGGACCTGCTGGCGCGGTTGCGCCGGGACGCCAACTGGGGACCGTTCCACCCGGCGCGGCCCCGGGTGCGGGCCGACTTCCTGGACCGGGTGCGCGCGTACGTCGACCGCGCCGAGCCCGGCAGCCTGGCGTCGCTGGCCGGGCCGGAGGGCGTCGGGCAGCTCCCGCAGTGGCTGTTCGCGTTCGACGCGGCCGGGATCGCCACCTACCGGGTGCTGGCGCTGTTGTCGTCGCGTCCGGGGCATGGGCGGGACCTGCCCTACCTCCAGGCGTGCGTGCAGGAGGCGATCCGGCTGTGGCCGACGACGCCGGCGATCCTGCGCGACTACGTGGCGCCGCCGTTCGGGGCCGACGATCGCCCGGTCGCCGGCCGGGTCGACCACAAGCTCGCCGACGGGGAGCTGGTCGTGATCTACACGCCGTTCTTCGCCAGGGACGAGAGTCAGGTGGAGTGGGCGCACCGGTTCACGCCCGAGGCGTGGCTGGACGGGCGGGCGGCGGAGAGCTGGTCGATGCTGCCGTTCAGCGCCGGTCCGGCCGAGTGCCCGGGCCGTAATCTGGTGCTGTTCACGACGAGCACGATGCTCGAGACGCTCCTGCGGGGGCACGCGTTCGCGCTGACGACGAGGCCGTACCCGGACCCGCTGCCGGGAACGTTCGACCACGTCGGAACCCGCTTCCGGGTACTGCCCCGCTGA
- a CDS encoding nucleoside deaminase — MKVETHFGAALPDWVSAELAEVPAQTHSDAERMALVHRLAARNHVEGNGGPFAAVVAERATGRIVSVGVNVVLSSGLSSMHAEVVALSLAQVAASAWDLGAAGGPAHELVVNWRPCAMCYGAVLWSGVTRLVVAGSGPELEQLTGFDEGPVRDDWDAQLAARGIEVVQDVLRNEALAVFADYGGTQALVYNGRGGSR, encoded by the coding sequence ATGAAGGTCGAAACGCACTTCGGTGCCGCCCTGCCGGACTGGGTCAGCGCCGAACTGGCCGAGGTTCCCGCCCAGACCCATTCGGACGCCGAGCGCATGGCGCTCGTCCACCGGCTGGCCGCCCGCAATCACGTCGAGGGCAACGGCGGCCCGTTCGCCGCGGTGGTGGCCGAGCGGGCCACCGGCCGGATCGTGTCGGTCGGGGTGAACGTCGTGCTCTCCAGCGGGCTGTCGTCGATGCACGCCGAGGTCGTGGCGCTCTCGTTGGCCCAGGTGGCCGCCTCGGCCTGGGACCTGGGCGCGGCCGGCGGCCCGGCCCACGAGCTCGTCGTCAACTGGCGCCCGTGCGCGATGTGCTACGGCGCGGTGCTGTGGTCGGGCGTGACCCGGTTGGTCGTCGCCGGGTCAGGGCCCGAGCTGGAGCAGCTCACCGGCTTCGACGAGGGCCCGGTGCGCGACGACTGGGACGCCCAGCTCGCGGCGCGCGGGATCGAGGTGGTGCAGGACGTGCTGCGGAACGAGGCGCTCGCGGTGTTCGCCGACTACGGCGGCACGCAGGCGCTCGTCTACAACGGGCGCGGCGGATCGCGATAG
- a CDS encoding class I SAM-dependent methyltransferase, giving the protein MDELKQKHRALWALGDYPAVAADLIPSLGPVLVEACRIRPGQRVLDVAAGTGNVAIPAALTGADVVASDLTPSLLAAGEKLAAERGATLDWREADAEDLPFESDAFDVVVSCVGVMFAPHHRAAADELVRVARPGGTIGLISWTPEGFIGQLFATLKPFVPPPPPGVSPAPLWGSPSHVAELFGDRVTDLTAERRTVRVDAFATGASFREYFTTVYGPTIVALRGTDRPDELRRALDELGDRWLTGGAMEWEYLLSTATVC; this is encoded by the coding sequence ATGGATGAACTCAAGCAGAAACATCGTGCACTCTGGGCCCTCGGCGACTACCCGGCCGTCGCCGCGGACCTCATTCCCTCCCTCGGACCCGTGCTCGTCGAGGCGTGCCGGATCAGACCCGGGCAGCGCGTGCTCGACGTCGCCGCCGGCACCGGCAACGTGGCGATCCCGGCCGCGCTGACCGGCGCCGACGTCGTCGCCAGCGACCTCACGCCGTCGCTGCTCGCCGCCGGGGAGAAGCTCGCCGCCGAGCGCGGCGCGACCCTCGACTGGCGCGAGGCCGACGCCGAGGACCTGCCGTTCGAGTCCGACGCGTTCGACGTGGTCGTCTCCTGCGTCGGCGTGATGTTCGCGCCACACCACCGGGCGGCGGCCGACGAGCTGGTGCGGGTCGCCCGGCCGGGCGGGACGATCGGGCTGATCAGCTGGACCCCGGAGGGGTTCATCGGGCAGCTGTTCGCGACGCTGAAGCCGTTCGTGCCGCCGCCTCCGCCGGGGGTCTCGCCGGCGCCGCTGTGGGGCTCGCCGTCGCACGTCGCCGAGCTGTTCGGCGACCGGGTCACCGACCTGACCGCCGAACGCCGGACCGTGCGCGTCGACGCGTTCGCCACCGGGGCATCGTTCCGGGAGTACTTCACGACGGTGTACGGGCCGACGATCGTCGCCCTGCGCGGGACCGACCGGCCGGACGAGCTCCGGCGCGCGCTGGACGAGCTCGGCGACCGCTGGCTCACCGGTGGCGCGATGGAGTGGGAGTACCTCCTCTCCACCGCGACCGTCTGCTAA
- a CDS encoding winged helix-turn-helix transcriptional regulator produces MGASYHQFCPVAKTMELLDERWTLLVVRELVAGSRHFNDLRRGLPRISPTLLSKRLQHLTAAGIVERRPSDRDVQYVLTPAGEELAPIVQALGAWGVRWIGELGDRDLDPKLLLWDWHRNVDLSAVPAGRTVVGFRFPTAPARRRDWWLVLTPAEADVCDADPGYDVAVQVTADLRRLIDVWRGDVTWSDAMRAGDVELTGPAALRRAVPDWFRPSAFAAVPRVSSAD; encoded by the coding sequence ATGGGTGCCTCGTACCACCAGTTCTGCCCGGTCGCCAAGACCATGGAGCTGCTCGACGAACGCTGGACGCTGCTCGTCGTCCGGGAGCTCGTGGCCGGCAGCCGGCACTTCAACGACCTGCGCCGCGGGCTCCCCCGCATCTCGCCGACCCTGCTGTCCAAACGCCTGCAGCACCTGACTGCGGCCGGGATCGTCGAGCGGCGCCCCAGCGACCGCGACGTCCAGTACGTGCTCACGCCGGCCGGCGAGGAGCTGGCGCCGATCGTCCAGGCGCTCGGCGCGTGGGGCGTCCGCTGGATCGGCGAGCTCGGCGACCGCGACCTGGACCCCAAGCTGCTGCTCTGGGACTGGCACCGGAACGTCGATCTGAGCGCGGTCCCGGCCGGGCGCACGGTCGTCGGCTTCCGCTTCCCCACCGCGCCGGCCCGCCGCCGCGACTGGTGGCTCGTCCTCACGCCGGCCGAGGCCGACGTCTGCGACGCCGACCCCGGCTACGACGTCGCCGTCCAGGTCACCGCCGACCTGCGCCGGCTGATCGACGTCTGGCGCGGCGACGTCACCTGGTCGGACGCGATGCGGGCGGGCGACGTCGAGCTGACCGGGCCGGCGGCGCTGCGCCGGGCCGTGCCGGACTGGTTCCGCCCCAGCGCGTTCGCGGCGGTTCCGCGCGTCAGTTCGGCCGACTAG
- a CDS encoding coiled-coil domain-containing protein, with protein MTVPRVVPALLAVLIGLGVLVGPVAPAAADDEGGTATLQQRLDEAATGYNNARAEAQASEKRRTALVSQIAVLEKRISALDAQVQELSAAAYRNGVPDAATAMANSRSLPDLIGNLGLVDTLSERRSQTLADLRQARRDLADTQKDVDAQLTKQRAAQRTMGRKRAAAEKALADAKVGGQPTGGFTDNADDHPAAAGPPARKAAPKPRRKPTAAPRRSDGTYGSEGCSQDDPTSDGCLTPRTLHALRQTRAAGFTHYVHCFRPASFGEHPKGRACDFAAAKSGFGGAATGDDRAYGNRLAAWFIANADRLGVLYVIWYRQIWLPGSGWRAYQSGSDPSAAHTNHVHLSVQ; from the coding sequence GTGACCGTTCCCCGAGTCGTGCCCGCGCTGCTCGCCGTCCTGATCGGACTCGGCGTGCTCGTCGGGCCGGTCGCCCCGGCGGCCGCGGACGACGAGGGCGGCACGGCGACGCTGCAGCAACGGCTGGACGAGGCGGCCACCGGCTACAACAACGCCCGGGCCGAGGCGCAGGCGTCGGAGAAGCGACGCACCGCGCTGGTCTCGCAGATCGCCGTGCTGGAGAAGCGGATCTCGGCCCTCGACGCCCAGGTCCAGGAGTTGAGCGCGGCCGCCTACCGGAACGGCGTCCCCGACGCGGCGACCGCGATGGCGAACTCGCGCTCGCTGCCCGACCTGATCGGCAACCTGGGGCTCGTCGACACGCTCTCCGAACGTCGCAGCCAGACCCTCGCCGACCTCCGGCAGGCCAGGCGGGACCTGGCCGACACGCAGAAGGACGTCGACGCGCAACTGACGAAGCAGCGGGCGGCCCAGCGGACGATGGGGCGGAAACGGGCCGCGGCCGAGAAGGCGCTGGCCGACGCGAAGGTCGGCGGCCAGCCGACCGGAGGTTTCACCGACAACGCCGACGACCACCCCGCAGCCGCCGGCCCGCCGGCACGCAAAGCCGCCCCCAAACCACGACGGAAACCCACCGCCGCACCCCGCCGCTCCGACGGCACCTACGGCTCCGAGGGCTGCAGCCAGGACGACCCGACCTCCGACGGCTGCCTCACGCCCCGGACCCTGCACGCGCTGCGCCAGACCCGGGCGGCCGGCTTCACGCACTACGTGCACTGCTTCCGGCCGGCCTCGTTCGGCGAGCACCCGAAGGGCCGGGCCTGCGACTTCGCGGCGGCCAAGAGCGGCTTCGGAGGAGCGGCGACCGGCGACGACCGTGCCTACGGGAACCGGCTCGCGGCCTGGTTCATCGCGAACGCCGACCGGCTCGGGGTGCTGTACGTGATCTGGTACCGCCAGATCTGGTTACCTGGCAGCGGCTGGCGCGCCTACCAGAGTGGGAGCGACCCGTCGGCCGCCCACACCAACCACGTCCACCTCTCGGTGCAGTAG
- a CDS encoding dihydrofolate reductase family protein, with product MRSLVVTENITLDGVIDADGGWFDPAGPDDFSDVTEALNEQMRAADAFLTGRETFEAMRGYWPARTDDTSGVSAYLNQVQKYVVSSTLTDPGWEPTTVLRGLDEIGPIKRAPGKDIVVTGSVSLVQQLVAGGLVDEFRLFVYPVVKGSGRRLFEGAPALPRLGLAETRAFRSGVVLVRYRSQWSHASQVR from the coding sequence ATGCGATCGCTGGTGGTGACCGAGAACATCACGCTCGACGGCGTCATCGACGCGGACGGCGGCTGGTTCGACCCGGCCGGTCCGGACGACTTCTCCGACGTGACCGAGGCCCTGAACGAGCAGATGCGAGCCGCCGACGCGTTCCTCACCGGGCGCGAGACGTTCGAGGCGATGCGCGGGTACTGGCCGGCCCGGACCGATGACACGAGCGGGGTGTCCGCCTACCTGAACCAGGTGCAGAAGTACGTCGTGTCGTCGACGCTCACCGACCCGGGGTGGGAGCCGACGACGGTCCTGCGAGGACTCGACGAGATCGGCCCGATCAAGCGCGCACCGGGCAAGGACATCGTCGTCACCGGGAGCGTGTCGCTGGTGCAGCAGTTGGTGGCCGGGGGACTGGTCGACGAGTTCCGGCTGTTCGTGTACCCGGTCGTGAAGGGAAGCGGCCGCCGGCTGTTCGAGGGCGCGCCGGCCCTTCCGCGGCTCGGGCTGGCCGAGACTCGGGCGTTTCGGTCGGGTGTCGTGCTGGTTCGGTATCGGTCACAGTGGTCACACGCGTCACAGGTTCGTTAG
- a CDS encoding glycosyltransferase — protein sequence MRVLVVAAPVPGHVLPLLPLSRALAAAGADVLIATGGDAIAPVERSGLPVEDVAPGFDLTSASRAVTLRRPLAGTTGSRGLGALFGAINARLLDAVRATTDRFAPDVVVTEPLAVAGLVSAAARGVPVVRHEINLYDGAELSAAAGGPALRRLRIDRLPEPAAVIQVLPSAIVGDRPGWTMRYEPPLLAPLPSWLSETPAQPRILVGRSPAGLMKSLVPIAGRVDAEIVLVRPEPALPPQLPDNVRTIGSVSLDAVLPTCSGIVHHGGAGTIRSAFAAGVPQLIQATAADHRHNAEAVVRAGAGLSLPGRNLTLDDVTRLLTDDGLRKASVTIQDELAARPSPAEIAERTLALAG from the coding sequence ATGCGCGTTCTGGTGGTCGCGGCGCCCGTGCCGGGTCACGTACTTCCGTTGCTCCCGCTCTCGCGTGCGCTGGCCGCGGCCGGCGCCGACGTCCTGATCGCCACCGGCGGCGACGCGATTGCCCCGGTCGAGAGATCCGGTCTTCCGGTGGAGGACGTCGCGCCCGGTTTCGACCTCACTTCGGCCTCGCGGGCGGTGACGCTGCGGCGCCCGCTGGCCGGCACCACCGGCTCCCGGGGCCTCGGTGCGCTGTTCGGCGCGATCAACGCGCGACTGCTCGACGCCGTCCGGGCCACCACCGACCGGTTCGCGCCGGACGTCGTCGTCACCGAACCGCTGGCCGTGGCCGGGCTGGTGTCCGCCGCGGCGCGCGGCGTCCCCGTCGTCCGGCACGAGATCAACCTGTACGACGGCGCCGAGCTCAGCGCGGCAGCCGGCGGACCGGCACTCCGGCGCCTGCGGATCGACCGGCTGCCGGAGCCGGCCGCGGTGATCCAGGTGCTGCCGTCCGCGATCGTCGGGGACCGGCCGGGCTGGACGATGCGGTACGAGCCGCCGCTGCTGGCGCCGCTACCGTCGTGGCTCAGCGAGACCCCGGCGCAGCCCCGGATCCTGGTCGGCCGGAGCCCGGCCGGGCTGATGAAATCGCTGGTCCCGATCGCGGGCCGGGTCGACGCCGAGATCGTGCTGGTGCGGCCGGAGCCGGCCTTACCGCCGCAGCTGCCCGACAACGTCCGGACGATCGGCTCGGTCTCGCTCGACGCGGTGCTGCCGACCTGCTCGGGGATCGTCCACCACGGCGGTGCCGGGACGATCCGGTCCGCGTTCGCGGCCGGCGTACCGCAGCTGATCCAGGCCACCGCGGCCGATCACCGCCACAACGCCGAGGCCGTCGTCCGGGCCGGTGCCGGGCTGAGCCTCCCGGGCCGGAACCTGACGCTCGACGACGTGACCCGCCTGTTGACCGACGACGGGCTCCGCAAGGCCAGCGTCACCATCCAGGACGAGCTCGCCGCGCGCCCGTCGCCGGCCGAGATCGCCGAGCGCACGCTGGCCCTGGCCGGCTGA
- a CDS encoding DUF4185 domain-containing protein — protein sequence MPTTALPDEETRGVSSTRRPSRSQVITGIVAYALTLLVTGLLVTGGNARPSAPTSTPTPAPRAPVVAAPQRDEAPPMSDEIPPIPDVEKVVQLDPLRQESRVKARDNGQSVRYGDHSVWVFADTVLTKPDAFLSNTAVSTSDLDASDGITLTAGDLSGTGDGTVHDEFLPWSSREKSFEKSHARNCLTEAYCQVTFGLWPGPVIADQANHRVLVFYHKLCRGGAPGEPCSQRYGQDLGTGVAAVDMTTYEVTRLTPANGPGVSSIEGRDPTLFFPAGTLYASEAVLAGDDVYVYGDCTADSRCRVARVPLDRLTDRSAWRFYGGRDDDHRPIWSDDPADAVATIHAGAAGNSVFFDPALKAWMNVYMEFGSHELDAQVGGSPYGPWSAPFTIADTDAGAYGANYAAFAHPEYAQRNGLIQYVTYYQQSTGAQRLLRITLSP from the coding sequence GTGCCGACCACTGCGTTACCCGACGAGGAGACCCGGGGCGTTTCGTCGACCCGTCGGCCGTCGCGCAGCCAGGTCATCACCGGAATCGTCGCCTACGCACTGACCCTGCTGGTCACCGGCCTCCTCGTCACCGGCGGCAACGCCCGCCCGTCGGCACCGACATCCACCCCCACCCCCGCCCCCCGCGCTCCCGTCGTAGCCGCCCCGCAGCGTGACGAGGCGCCCCCGATGTCCGACGAGATCCCGCCGATCCCGGACGTCGAAAAAGTCGTACAGCTCGACCCGCTCCGGCAGGAGAGCCGGGTGAAGGCCCGGGACAACGGGCAGAGCGTCCGCTACGGCGACCACTCGGTCTGGGTCTTCGCCGACACCGTGCTGACGAAGCCGGACGCGTTCCTCTCGAACACCGCGGTCTCGACGTCCGACCTCGACGCCTCGGACGGCATCACGCTCACCGCCGGGGACCTCTCCGGCACCGGTGACGGCACGGTCCACGACGAGTTCCTGCCCTGGAGCTCCCGCGAGAAGTCGTTCGAGAAGTCGCACGCCAGGAACTGCCTCACCGAGGCCTACTGCCAGGTGACGTTCGGGCTCTGGCCCGGCCCGGTCATCGCCGATCAGGCCAACCACCGCGTCCTGGTCTTCTACCACAAGCTCTGCCGCGGCGGCGCGCCCGGCGAACCGTGCTCCCAGCGCTACGGCCAGGACCTCGGCACCGGCGTCGCCGCCGTCGACATGACCACGTACGAGGTCACCCGCCTCACCCCGGCGAACGGTCCGGGGGTCAGCAGCATCGAGGGCCGTGACCCGACGTTGTTCTTCCCGGCCGGCACGCTCTACGCGTCCGAGGCGGTCCTGGCCGGCGACGACGTCTACGTCTACGGCGACTGCACCGCCGACAGCCGCTGCCGGGTGGCTCGCGTCCCGCTGGACCGGCTCACCGACCGCTCGGCCTGGCGTTTCTACGGCGGACGCGACGACGACCACCGTCCGATCTGGTCGGACGACCCGGCCGACGCCGTGGCGACGATCCACGCCGGGGCGGCCGGGAACAGCGTCTTCTTCGACCCCGCGCTGAAGGCCTGGATGAACGTCTACATGGAGTTCGGCTCGCACGAGCTGGACGCGCAGGTGGGCGGGTCCCCGTACGGGCCGTGGTCGGCGCCGTTCACGATCGCCGACACGGACGCCGGTGCCTACGGCGCGAACTACGCGGCCTTCGCCCACCCGGAGTACGCCCAGCGCAACGGCCTGATCCAGTACGTCACGTACTACCAGCAGTCGACCGGCGCCCAGCGCCTGCTGCGGATCACCCTCAGCCCTTGA